A stretch of Caenorhabditis elegans chromosome IV DNA encodes these proteins:
- the cif-1 gene encoding COP9/Signalosome and eIF3 complex-shared subunit 1 (Confirmed by transcript evidence), which translates to MADTRELPVFAYIDDVKQLQELRQYLNKHDSVKLDPNGPSETAQNMIEICSTLNVLPSWSQDVDLVLNSISSLIVVVPGEKCEPVVDSFIKNVAPQFYKGTGWASHAGIAVRVLSNLYKGYSNFHTVQEKIFKALVDMCAEARLIGELECNLETLQDRFNTWKTPVEGQREILRAVHRALLVDQRVDQAAKVMTALLGTYTEKDAAAARDDAMECVRTAVVDPKSFSFDHLERLSAVKALKTSDPLMFTALELFISGTLKDYKEFVAKNPKFVTEHLKVDETILLKKIRLLTLMSLAEEKNEISLDELAKQLDILADETLEEFVIDAIQVNAISGKINEMARTLIVSSYQHRRFGTEQWVLLEKRLKVLIANLKQTHNNVHEVNQRIEAL; encoded by the exons ATGGCTGACACTCGTGAGCTTCCAGTTTTCGCCTACATTGATGATGTCAAGCAGCTCCAAGAGCTCCGTCAATACCTCAACAAGCACGATAGTGTGAAGCTTGATCCAAATG gaccATCAGAGACCGCCCAAAACATGATCGAAATCTGCTCCACTCTCAACGTGCTTCCTTCATGGTCCCAGGACGTCGATCTGGTGCTCAACTCGATATCATCTCTTATCGTCGTTGTGCCAGGCGAGAAGTGTGAGCCAGTCGTCGACTCATTCATCAAGAATGTTGCTCCACAATTCTACAAGGGAACCGGATGGGCTAGTCACGCCGGAATCGCCGTTCGTGTGCTCTCGAATTTGTACAAGGGATACTCGAACTTCCATACTGTACAGGAGAAGATCTTCAAGGCGCTCGTTGATATGTGCGCTGAAGCAAGACTCATTGGAGAGCTGGAATGCAATCTTGAGACTCTTCAAGATAGATTCAACACATGGAAGACGCCAGTCGAGGGACAACGCGAGATCTTGAGAGCAGTTCATCGTGCACTTCTTGTTGATCAGAGAGTTGATCAGGCTGCCAAG GTTATGACTGCACTTCTCGGAACATACACAGAAAAGGACGCTGCCGCAGCACGAGATGATGCTATGGAATGTGTTAGAACTGCTGTCGTCGATCCGAAATCATTCTCCTTTGATCATCTCGAACGACTCAGTGCAGTCAAAGCGTTGAAGACTTCCGATCCACTGATGTTCACAGCTCTCGAGTTGTTCATCTCTGGAACTCTCAAGGATTATAAGGAATTTGTTGCCAAGAATCCGAAATTTGTCACCGAGCACTTGAAGGTTGACGAGACTATTCTTCTCAAGAAGATCCGTCTTTTGACACTCATGTCGCTTGCTGAAGAGAAGAAC gaaatcagTCTCGACGAATTGGCCAAACAATTGGACATTCTTGCCGATGAGACCCTCGAAGAATTTGTGATCGACGCGATTCAGGTGAACGcgatttccggaaaaatcaatgaaatggCCCGAACTCTCATCGTCAGCTCCTACCAGCACAGAAGATTCGGAACGGAACAATGGGTTCTACTCGAG aaacgcCTGAAAGTCCTCATCGCAAATCTGAAGCAAACGCACAACAACGTCCATGAAGTGAATCAGAGAATCGAGGCTctctaa
- the yars-2 gene encoding Tyrosine--tRNA ligase (Confirmed by transcript evidence): MHNSRKVTDQICKIFENAPGSSEKPIIVNNNDWLGKISLRDFLRECKNMQVGKMLRMNTIKNRLEVGLSYTEFSYQTMQAFDWYTLSEKYGCRFQLGGYDQLGHLDFGAHYIKKMMNQAFAAGVCFPILTDSTGAKLGKSEGGGALWLDATKTSPFHFYQFFAQLHDDKAEELLLLFSLQDIEHIRDVLKNHRSNLGQWIAQRELAAEITRIVHGKEGLEVAMRCTKAMFGAKKADLSGLSRSEVLQLFRTTIDLKKENVATMGQLADASRLGSGKGHLLMQQGAFSVNGEKKRSPSESIADVFLENASDLTLVCWGKRGYQLVRWV; this comes from the exons ATGCACAACTCGAGGAAAGTAACAGATCAGATCTGCAAGATTTTTGAGAACGCGCCGGGATCAAGCGAGAAGCCGATCATCGTGAACAATAATGATTGGCTAGGAAAG attagtCTACGAGATTTCCTGAGAGAATGCAAGAATATGCAAGTCGGAAAGATGCTTCGAATGAATACGATAAAGAATCGGCTGGAAGTTGGATTATCGTACACTGAATTCAGCTATCAAACAATGCAAGCATTCGACTGGTACACGTTATCCGAAAAGTATGGATGTCGATTCCAGCTTGGTGGATATGATCAATTGGGTCACCTGGACTTTGGAGCTCACTATATTAAGAAAATGATGAATCAAGCCTTCGCTGCAGGAGTATGCTTCCCGATTCTGACGGATTCTACTGGTGCCAAGCTCGGAAAGTCTGAAGGAGGAGGTGCGCTGTGGCTTGATGCGACGAAGACGTCTCCGTTCCATTTCTATCAGTTCTTCGCGCAGCTTCACGATGACAAAGCGGAAGAGCTTCTGTTACTTTTCAGTTTGCAAGATATCGAACATATAAGAGATGTTCTGAAGAATCATAGGAGCAATCTTGGACAATGGATTGCTCAGAGGGAGTTGGCCGCCGAAATTACTCGAATTGTGCACGGAAAAGAAGGTTTAGAAGTGGCGATGCGGTGTACAAAAGCAATGTTTGGAGCCAAGAAGGCTGATTTATCGGGATTGTCGAGAAGTGAAGTATTGCAATTATTCAGAACAACAATTGACTTGAAAAAGGAGAAT GTAGCAACAATGGGCCAACTCGCGGACGCATCTCGACTAGGCAGTGGGAAAGGTCATCTTTTGATGCAACAAGGAGCATTTTCAGTGAATGGAGAGAAGAAAAGATCTCCATCGGAATCAATAGCAGACGTTTTCCTGGAAAATGCCTCCGATCTCACCCTTGTTTGTTGGGGAAAACGAGGTTACCAGCTGGTTCGATGGGTTTGA
- the yars-2 gene encoding Tyrosine--tRNA ligase (Confirmed by transcript evidence) produces MFNSKRIGNVALKTVRAPRESSFVDYITDLNARKQLQHSYPTDLLSKCSEDLRQLPPYVYAGFDPTAESLHIGNLLILVNLIRAQQFGIRPIALIGEFTASIGDPSGKKSERGLLAGDVIMHNSRKVTDQICKIFENAPGSSEKPIIVNNNDWLGKISLRDFLRECKNMQVGKMLRMNTIKNRLEVGLSYTEFSYQTMQAFDWYTLSEKYGCRFQLGGYDQLGHLDFGAHYIKKMMNQAFAAGVCFPILTDSTGAKLGKSEGGGALWLDATKTSPFHFYQFFAQLHDDKAEELLLLFSLQDIEHIRDVLKNHRSNLGQWIAQRELAAEITRIVHGKEGLEVAMRCTKAMFGAKKADLSGLSRSEVLQLFRTTIDLKKENVATMGQLADASRLGSGKGHLLMQQGAFSVNGEKKRSPSESIADVFLENASDLTLVCWGKRGYQLVRWV; encoded by the exons ATGTTCAACAGCAAACGAATCGGAAATGTGGCCTTAAAAACGGTACGTGCACCTCG agaaagcTCATTCGTGGATTACATCACCGACTTAAACGCGAGAAAACAGCTGCAACACTCGTATCCAACGGACCTGCTGTCTAAATGTAGCGAAGATTTGAG GCAGCTTCCACCTTATGTGTATGCTGGTTTCGATCCAACTGCTGAGAGCCTTCACATTGGAAATCTTCTGATTCTCGTCAATTTAATTCGTGCACAGCAGTTTGGAATACGTCCAATTGCATTGATCGGAGAATTCACTGCCAGTATTGGAGATCCGAGCGGAAAGAAATCAG AACGGGGTCTTCTGGCCGGCGATGTAATTATGCACAACTCGAGGAAAGTAACAGATCAGATCTGCAAGATTTTTGAGAACGCGCCGGGATCAAGCGAGAAGCCGATCATCGTGAACAATAATGATTGGCTAGGAAAG attagtCTACGAGATTTCCTGAGAGAATGCAAGAATATGCAAGTCGGAAAGATGCTTCGAATGAATACGATAAAGAATCGGCTGGAAGTTGGATTATCGTACACTGAATTCAGCTATCAAACAATGCAAGCATTCGACTGGTACACGTTATCCGAAAAGTATGGATGTCGATTCCAGCTTGGTGGATATGATCAATTGGGTCACCTGGACTTTGGAGCTCACTATATTAAGAAAATGATGAATCAAGCCTTCGCTGCAGGAGTATGCTTCCCGATTCTGACGGATTCTACTGGTGCCAAGCTCGGAAAGTCTGAAGGAGGAGGTGCGCTGTGGCTTGATGCGACGAAGACGTCTCCGTTCCATTTCTATCAGTTCTTCGCGCAGCTTCACGATGACAAAGCGGAAGAGCTTCTGTTACTTTTCAGTTTGCAAGATATCGAACATATAAGAGATGTTCTGAAGAATCATAGGAGCAATCTTGGACAATGGATTGCTCAGAGGGAGTTGGCCGCCGAAATTACTCGAATTGTGCACGGAAAAGAAGGTTTAGAAGTGGCGATGCGGTGTACAAAAGCAATGTTTGGAGCCAAGAAGGCTGATTTATCGGGATTGTCGAGAAGTGAAGTATTGCAATTATTCAGAACAACAATTGACTTGAAAAAGGAGAAT GTAGCAACAATGGGCCAACTCGCGGACGCATCTCGACTAGGCAGTGGGAAAGGTCATCTTTTGATGCAACAAGGAGCATTTTCAGTGAATGGAGAGAAGAAAAGATCTCCATCGGAATCAATAGCAGACGTTTTCCTGGAAAATGCCTCCGATCTCACCCTTGTTTGTTGGGGAAAACGAGGTTACCAGCTGGTTCGATGGGTTTGA
- the miro-1 gene encoding Mitochondrial Rho GTPase 1 (Confirmed by transcript evidence), whose amino-acid sequence MSDDETLADVRIVLIGDEGCGKTSLVMSLLEDEWVDAVPRRLDRVLIPADVTPENVTTSIVDLSIKEEDENWIVSEIRQANVICVVYSVTDESTVDGIQTKWLPLIRQSFGEYHETPVILVGNKSDGTANNTDKILPIMEANTEVETCVECSARTMKNVSEIFYYAQKAVIYPTRPLYDADTKQLTDRARKALIRVFKICDRDNDGYLSDTELNDFQKLCFGIPLTSTALEDVKRAVSDGCPDGVANDSLMLAGFLYLHLLFIERGRHETTWAVLRKFGYETSLKLSEDYLYPRITIPVGCSTELSPEGVQFVSALFEKYDEDKDGCLSPSELQNLFSVCPVPVITKDNILALETNQRGWLTYNGYMAYWNMTTLINLTQTFEQLAYLGFPVGRSGPGRAGNTLDSIRVTRERKKDLENHGTDRKVFQCLVVGAKDAGKTVFMQSLAGRGMADVAQIGRRHSPFVINRVRVKEESKYLLLREVDVLSPQDALGSGETSADVVAFLYDISNPDSFAFCATVYQKYFYRTKTPCVMIATKVEREEVDQRWEVPPEEFCRQFELPKPIKFSTGNIGQSSSPIFEQLAMMAVYPHLRRVFYLNDSNLLSKITFGAAIVALAGFLVLKNL is encoded by the exons ATGAGCGACGACGAGACGTTGGCCGACGTCCGAATCGTTCTGATCGGCGACGAAGGATGCGGAAAGACATCGCTGGTGATGAGTCTTCTCGAAGATGAATGGGTCGATGCAGTTCCCCGGAGATTAGACAG AGTGCTCATACCAGCGGATGTCACCCCGGAAAACGTCACGACGAGCATCGTGGACTTATCGATTAAGGAAGAAG atgaaaattggATTGTGTCAGAAATCCGCCAGGCGAATGTCATTTGTGTGGTCTACTCGGTTACAGACGAGTCCACTGTTGATGGAATTCAAACAAA gtggCTACCCCTGATTCGCCAGTCCTTCGGAGAATACCACGAGACTCCGGTCATTTTGGTCGGCAATAAATCAGATGGGACCGCGAATAATACTGATAAGATTCTCCCCATAATGGAGGCGAACACCGAAGTCGAAACTTGCGTTGAATGCTCGGCTCGCACGATGAAAAACGTCTCAGAAATCTTCTACTACGCCCAGAAAGCTGTGATCTACCCAACAAGGCCATTATACGATGCAGACACCAAACAACTGACAGATCGCGCCAGAAAAGCACTGATTCGAGTCTTCAAAATTTGCGATCGAGACAACGATGGATATCTCAGTGATACAGAGCTCAACGATTTCCAGAAGCTTTGCTTCGGCATCCCACTCACCTCAACGGCACTGGAAGATGTGAAACGAGCGGTTTCAGATGGATGCCCAGATGGTGTTGCTAATGATTCTCTGATGCTCGCCGGATTCCTCTACCTTCATCTTTTGTTCATTGAGCGAGGACGTCACGAAACGACATGGGCGGTACTGCGGAAGTTCGGTTATGAGACCAGCTTGAAGCTATCCGAAGATTATCTCTACCCAAGAATCACAATTCCCGTGGGCTGCTCAACCGAGCTATCACCAGAAGGAGTGCAATTCGTGTCGGCGTTATTTGAAAAGTACGATGAAGACAAAGATGGATGTCTTTCTCCGAGTGAACTTCAGAATCTCTTCTCAGTATGCCCGGTTCCAGTTATTACCAAAGAT AATATTCTCGCACTGGAAACAAATCAGCGAGGATGGTTGACATATAATGGATATATGGCATATTGGAACATGACAACGCTCATCAATTTGACACAGACTTTCGAGCAGCTAGCATATCTCGGGTTTCCAGTCGGAAGAAGCGGACCTG gtCGTGCTGGGAATACACTCGACTCGATCAGAGTGACTCGTGAACGGAAGAAGGATCTAGAAAACCATGGAACCGACCGAAAAGTCTTCCAATGCCTGGTAGTCGGAGCCAAGGACGCTGGAAAAACAGTCTTCATGCAATCCCTAGCAGGACGTGGAATGGCTGATGTAGCACAAATAGGACGTCGTCATTCTCCATTCGTTATCAATCGTGTCCGAGTGAAAGAGGAGAGCAAGTACCTGCTTTTGCGTGAAGTTGATGTTCTCTCACCACAAGATGCGCTGGGATCCGGCGAGACGTCGGCGGACGTCGTCGCTTTCCTCTATGATATCTCGAATCCGGATTCATTCGCGTTCTGCGCTACAGTTTATCAGAAATATTTCTATAG AACAAAAACACCGTGTGTGATGATTGCCACGAAAGTTGAACGGGAAGAAGTTGACCAGCGATGGGAAGTGCCGCCGGAGGAATTCTGTAGACAATTTGAGCTCCCGAAGCCGATCAAGTTCTCGACGGGCAAT ATTGGCCAATCCTCTTCACCGATCTTCGAGCAGCTCGCCATGATGGCAGTTTATCCACATCTCCGTCGTGTTTTCTACCTCAACGACTCGAATCTTCTCTCCAAAATCACATTCGGCGCTGCCATAGTAGCTCTAGCTGGTTTCCTAGTCTTGAAAAATCTGTAA
- the K08F11.1 gene encoding Lipoprotein (Partially confirmed by transcript evidence) translates to MRGDSCLPKIEKSNFASGESNTMYSEKLSIRNCLITIRNCLIVSQTGPKRSLRPGFSIAACLDLVQNVFGIVQAWPNDLMDRTSMIQVTTDFNAGWVAARNEANVAQLDALRGQADNIDSMAKKCFGRSTAQNK, encoded by the exons ATGCGCGGTGATTCTTGCCTCCCAAAGATCGAAAAGAGCAACTTCGCCAGCGGAGAGTCCAATACGATGTACTCTGAGAAATTGTCAATCAGAAATTGTCTGATAACAATCAGAAATTGTCTGATTGTTTCACAGACTGGGCCAAAACGATCTCTGCGACC CGGATTCTCCATTGCTGCTTGCCTTGATTTGGTGCAAAACGTTTTCGGAATCGTTCAAGCTTGGCCCAACGACTTGATGGACCGTACCTCAATGATCCAAGTTACCACAGACTTCAATGCTGGCTGGGTTGCTGCTCGAAACGAGGCAAACGTTGCTCAATTGGATGCTCTTCGTGGTCAGGCTGACAATATCGATTCCATGGCCAAGAAATGCTTCGGCAGATCTACCGCTCAAAACAAATAG
- the K08F11.1 gene encoding Lipoprotein (Confirmed by transcript evidence), producing the protein MDRTSMIQVTTDFNAGWVAARNEANVAQLDALRGQADNIDSMAKKCFGRSTAQNK; encoded by the coding sequence ATGGACCGTACCTCAATGATCCAAGTTACCACAGACTTCAATGCTGGCTGGGTTGCTGCTCGAAACGAGGCAAACGTTGCTCAATTGGATGCTCTTCGTGGTCAGGCTGACAATATCGATTCCATGGCCAAGAAATGCTTCGGCAGATCTACCGCTCAAAACAAATAG
- the fbxb-78 gene encoding F-box associated domain-containing protein (Confirmed by transcript evidence), whose amino-acid sequence MVDDVSVPFQLLKLPQKSSNYVFHRMLVADLIGFSLTSKNAKLQTKRLGLKAEDVHLEIRSGIIIHISLQHTFTYFKFYTNEYRTSEHRLEEECINMYLCTRLGEWKTPIFRVRQFLDHVLDIFHVTNISELEITTDHFETTIYDSFDKLEIESFSMYHIDLNRLSLQYALKKFSRKANQLSILMSRNPFTAETSKQLQVVLTRNMDHIVLYHPIKYDLNDLFVTNTYSLMVDMKIEDVNMFLKHWIHGLDRKLELACFGYKELQLKNEAVVEILFKNVDYQVAPAERELTIHPTGSQQICVKGGYDVRRVDGTEENITVNSQRSLIDMVFWS is encoded by the exons ATGGTCGACGACGTATCTGTTCCTTTCCAACTGCTCAAATTACCTCAAAAATCGAGTAACTACGTGTTTCACAGAATGCTTGTAGCAGATTT AATAGGATTCTCACTCACATCTAAAAATGCAAAGCTACAAACAAAACGCCTAGGTCTGAAAGCCGAGGATGTCCATCTTGAAATACGTTCTGGCATAATAATTCATATTTCCCTTCAACATACTTTCACGTATTTTAAATTCTACACTAACGAATACCGAACCTCAGAGCATCGTCTTGAAGAAGAGTGCATTAATATGTATCTCTGTACTCGATTGGGTGAATGGAAGACACCTATATTTCGAGTGAGACAGTTTTTGGATCACGTTCTTGATATATTTCATGTAACAAACATTAGTGAACTAGAGATTACAACCGATCATTTTGAAACTACAATCTATGATAGTTTTGATAAACTGGAAATAGAATCTTTCTCCATGTATCATATCGATCTGAATAGATTGTCACTTCAGTAtgcattgaaaaagttttctcgTAAAGCTAATcagttatcaattttaatgAGTCGCAACCCATTCACAGCAGAAACATCTAAACAATTGCAAGTGGTTTTAACACGTAACATGGACCATATTGTTCTATATCACCCTATCAAATATGATCTGAACGATTTATTCGTTACTAATACTTATTCACTCATGGTTGacatgaaaattgaagatgTTAATATGTTCTTAAAACACTGGATTCACGGACTCGACAGAAAGTTAGAACTAGCTTGCTTTGGCTACAAAGAActccaattgaaaaatgaagcagTTGTTGAAATACTCTTCAAAAATGTGGATTATCAAGTTGCACCAGCGGAAAGAGAATTGACAATTCATCCTACCGGATCCCAGCAGATATGTGTCAAAGGTGGTTATGATGTTAGACGAGTCGATGGAACAGAGGAAAATATTACTGTCAATAGTCAGCGAAGTTTGATTGATATGGTATTTTGGAGTTAA
- the elac-2 gene encoding ribonuclease Z (Confirmed by transcript evidence) has protein sequence MRKRHSTMGQAVDVGKRMNAKHIILTHFSARYPKVPVLPEYLDKENIGVAMDMLRVRFDHLPLVSKLLPIFREVFVAELFELTIKKEQRVLKDKELSEKRGQLKA, from the exons ATGAGAAAACGTCATTCAACAATGGGTCAAGCAGTCGATGTTGGAAAACGAATGAATGCCAAGCACATTATTCTGACACATTTCAGTGCGAGATATCCAAAAGTACCAGTTCTTCCTGAATATCTTGATAAGGAAAATATTGGTGTGGCGATGGATATGTTGAGAGTTCGATTCGATCATTTACCACTTGTTTCGAAACTTCTTCCCATTTTTAG AGAAGTATTCGTGGCGGAACTATTCGAATTAACCATCAAAAAAGAACAACGGGTTTTGAAAGACAAGGAATTGTCTGAAAAGCGAGGTCAATTAAAGGCTTGA